In the Acidobacteriota bacterium genome, one interval contains:
- a CDS encoding sulfatase-like hydrolase/transferase, with product MIDPRRWSARVANLGLVVFGLAVVVLLGTGGTRVHLGTLGISLFRLTNPLQGLFLFAALRVLTARRGAGLEGWLIRFYARQGMAPRHAPAGPPSALRSGVWLGAGFGTVLGLVDALRVLTAGFHPGPRWLDAIALLLLSVLAGWLLGAGLGAAFSMTALGVGRLFGARPGRYALGRWTVAFLLAVSPLPLRWGSGTAPPGRLLFLAALALVVTATVFLLLPAVVLRARRGSWGLAITSGGALALAVGLLATGAVGPALRDGNRPAGTHPNLLLVSVSGLRADVLSLYRSRAEPTPNFDALAYRGVHFRAAQAPSTSVVSSAASLLTGLYPSSHRQEGPVRGWRPPSLPGALASHGYATAAFVSWRRLDGQRTGLADYFHVYDDLTGLQDWLARATLGRFWRSFSRVPGRSIRPAGETVERFRHWLGRSSGGPWCAWVELAGPARPTPRPSASGRRAGEVDPIPLPPRWADPDQRSQPLNAWLRGYQEQVLEADRAVGEMWELLRARGELHRTIVVLVAEHGICLGEGGVWFEAGSALPEGVLHVPWIVAGPGVDPGGSVQGPASLVDVAPTVLGLIGLASGRRCEGEDLSRYLVDPRSIPRDPQSGPVFSESLPGPVSGDRLYAVRFGPWKLVRHPDGSERFYIIEGVEREVLSFRGRQERLRRQISDMLGDWLARR from the coding sequence ATGATCGACCCGCGCCGTTGGAGTGCCCGGGTTGCGAACCTGGGGCTGGTGGTCTTCGGGCTGGCGGTGGTGGTGCTGCTGGGCACCGGTGGGACCCGCGTGCACCTGGGGACCCTGGGCATCAGCCTCTTCCGCCTGACCAACCCGCTGCAGGGCCTGTTCCTCTTCGCCGCGCTGAGGGTGCTCACCGCGCGCCGGGGCGCGGGCCTCGAGGGGTGGCTGATTCGTTTCTACGCCCGCCAGGGTATGGCGCCGCGCCACGCGCCCGCCGGGCCGCCGTCCGCGCTGCGTTCCGGGGTCTGGCTGGGGGCGGGGTTCGGCACCGTACTGGGCCTGGTCGACGCCCTGCGGGTGCTGACGGCGGGTTTTCACCCGGGACCGCGCTGGCTCGACGCCATCGCGTTGCTGCTGCTCTCCGTGCTGGCGGGGTGGCTGCTGGGCGCCGGCCTGGGCGCGGCCTTCTCCATGACCGCCCTGGGCGTCGGCCGCCTGTTCGGCGCTCGGCCCGGGCGCTATGCCCTGGGTCGCTGGACGGTCGCCTTCCTGCTGGCCGTCTCGCCCTTGCCCCTGCGCTGGGGATCCGGCACCGCGCCCCCCGGCCGACTGCTCTTTCTCGCCGCCCTGGCGCTGGTGGTGACGGCGACCGTCTTCCTGCTCCTGCCGGCGGTGGTCCTGCGGGCGCGGCGGGGAAGCTGGGGGCTGGCGATCACCAGCGGTGGGGCCCTGGCCCTGGCCGTCGGGTTGCTGGCGACCGGCGCGGTGGGCCCTGCGCTGCGCGACGGAAACCGGCCCGCCGGCACCCATCCCAACCTGTTGCTGGTCAGTGTCAGCGGCTTGCGGGCGGACGTCCTCAGCCTCTACCGGTCCCGGGCCGAACCCACCCCGAACTTCGACGCCCTGGCCTATCGGGGCGTGCACTTCCGCGCGGCCCAGGCCCCTTCGACCTCGGTGGTCTCCTCCGCCGCCTCCCTGCTCACCGGGCTCTACCCTTCCTCCCACCGGCAGGAGGGGCCGGTGCGCGGCTGGCGCCCGCCGAGCCTGCCCGGAGCGCTGGCCTCCCACGGCTACGCCACCGCGGCCTTCGTCTCCTGGCGGCGCCTGGACGGGCAGCGCACGGGACTGGCCGACTATTTCCATGTCTACGATGACCTGACCGGCCTGCAGGACTGGCTGGCCCGGGCCACGCTGGGCCGCTTCTGGCGGTCCTTCTCCCGGGTCCCCGGGCGGAGCATCCGGCCCGCGGGAGAGACTGTCGAGCGCTTTCGGCACTGGCTCGGCCGATCGAGCGGGGGGCCCTGGTGCGCCTGGGTCGAACTGGCGGGTCCGGCCCGCCCGACGCCCCGGCCTTCGGCGAGCGGGAGGCGGGCCGGCGAGGTGGATCCGATTCCCCTGCCGCCCCGCTGGGCCGACCCGGACCAGCGGAGCCAGCCTCTCAACGCCTGGCTGAGGGGCTACCAGGAGCAGGTGCTCGAGGCCGACCGGGCCGTGGGGGAAATGTGGGAATTGCTGCGCGCGCGGGGGGAATTGCACCGCACGATCGTGGTGCTGGTCGCCGAGCACGGTATTTGCCTGGGAGAGGGCGGGGTGTGGTTCGAGGCGGGGTCCGCCCTCCCCGAAGGGGTGCTCCACGTCCCCTGGATCGTCGCCGGTCCGGGGGTCGATCCCGGGGGCAGCGTGCAGGGGCCGGCCTCCCTGGTGGACGTGGCGCCCACCGTGCTGGGACTGATCGGCCTGGCCAGCGGGCGCCGCTGCGAGGGGGAGGATCTCTCCCGTTATCTCGTCGATCCTCGTTCGATTCCCCGCGATCCCCAGTCCGGCCCCGTTTTCAGCGAGTCCCTGCCCGGTCCCGTGAGCGGGGACCGGCTCTACGCCGTGCGTTTCGGCCCCTGGAAGCTGGTGCGCCATCCCGACGGCAGCGAACGCTTCTACATCATCGAGGGGGTGGAGCGCGAGGTCCTGTCGTTCCGAGGCCGCCAGGAACGCCTGCGTCGACAGATCTCGGACATGCTGGGCGACTGGCTGGCCAGGCGATAG